One segment of Haliotis asinina isolate JCU_RB_2024 chromosome 12, JCU_Hal_asi_v2, whole genome shotgun sequence DNA contains the following:
- the LOC137258494 gene encoding pyruvate dehydrogenase [acetyl-transferring]-phosphatase 1, mitochondrial-like — translation MYARLNVVCSGCEFKWTKINTLTRCQKTRGWCCDVKSIRRILTRGTLNTSQVRWYTLRSFRGPDPVKFPRLTPQHVTAILQANEMSVEETYGPVKGFETNQLQSNNPIEDRRGEAKLLTTHSKWGVGGRYLFGMFDGHAGSSCAQSVRERLFHYITVTLSSPETLHQIKDDKLNLNEELMHQYRSGLDYYNKDLADIQQRSLAKFASETLAVHGEEDTLVDNLTNAFVRLDQDICSEALPEQNSNLNFHCLQSAFSGAVGCVAFVDGIDVYIANVGDAQAVLGVNTHGDEWEAVALSNLHNADNESEVNRLFRHHPNESGNILKNGRLFGDLAPLRAFGDVRYKWAAKDLKHIANTVRSPQSAISIYGNRLIPRHYHTPPYLTAEPEIIHHRLTPRDKFLVLASDGLWDTLSPEKVVQLVAGHLDGRQVWVNFHPPQGTTMKEINEMLKRRKSSLANITVDANVATHLIRNSLGPEHGQLSAQLTLPDSIVRFYRDDISVTVIYFDSDYIIDKASV, via the coding sequence ATGTATGCACGACTAAATGTAGTGTGTAGTGGGTGTGAGTTTAAGTGGACAAAGATCAACACATTGACAAGGTGCCAGAAAACGCGAGGGTGGTGTTGTGATGTCAAGAGTATTCGACGAATTTTGACGCGAGGGACTTTGAATACAAGTCAAGTTCGATGGTACACATTGAGAAGTTTCCGTGGTCCCGATCCAGTGAAGTTTCCACGACTTACTCCACAGCATGTCACAGCGATATTACAAGCCAATGAAATGTCCGTGGAGGAAACATACGGACCTGTCAAAGGATTCGAGACAAATCAACTTCAGTCAAATAACCCAATAGAAGACCGTCGAGGGGAGGCCAAGTTATTGACAACCCATAGTAAGTGGGGAGTTGGTGGTCGCTATCTGTTTGGTATGTTTGATGGCCATGCAGGTAGTTCATGCGCCCAGTCTGTTCGTGAACGTCTTTTTCATTACATAACAGTGACTTTATCTTCCCCTGAAACTTTGCATCAAATAAAGGATGACAAGCTGAATTTGAATGAAGAGCTTATGCATCAGTATAGAAGTGGTTTGGACTATTACAATAAAGATCTAGCAGATATTCAGCAGAGAAGCCTGGCAAAGTTTGCAAGTGAAACCCTAGCTGTTCATGGAGAAGAGGACACACTTGTGGACAATTTGACCAATGCTTTTGTGAGGTTAGATCAAGACATTTGTTCAGAAGCATTGCCTGAACAAAACTCAAATTTGAACTTTCATTGTCTGCAGTCAGCCTTCTCTGGTGCTGTTGGTTGTGTAGCATTTGTGGATGGGATTGATGTGTACATAGCCAATGTTGGTGATGCTCAGGCAGTGCTTGGTGTTAATACTCATGGAGACGAATGGGAGGCTGTTGCCCTCAGCAATTTGCATAATGCAGATAATGAGTCAGAGGTGAATCGGTTGTTCAGACATCATCCGAATGAATCGGGTAATATTTTGAAGAATGGGCGTTTGTTTGGTGACTTGGCACCACTCCGTGCTTTCGGGGATGTTCGGTACAAATGGGCAGCAAAAGATCTAAAGCACATTGCAAATACAGTGCGGTCGCCTCAATCTGCCATCAGTATCTATGGTAACCGACTTATTCCGAGGCATTATCACACTCCACCATATCTGACTGCTGAACCGGAAATAATCCACCATCGTCTGACACCAAGAGACAAATTTCTTGTTTTAGCATCAGATGGGTTGTGGGACACGTTATCACCAGAGAAAGTTGTTCAGCTTGTAGCTGGACACTTAGATGGGCGACAGGTATGGGTCAACTTCCATCCCCCTCAGGGCACCACCATGAAGGAAATCAATGAGATGCTCAAACGAAGAAAATCAAGTCTTGCCAATATCACTGTGGATGCAAATGTAGCTACACATTTAATCCGGAACTCCTTAGGCCCTGAACATGGACAGCTTTCAGCACAGTTGACACTCCCAGACAGTATTGTTAGATTCTACAGAGATGATATTTCAGTGACCGTGATTTACTTTGATTCCGATTACATCATTGATAAGGCTTCAGTGTGA